The Primulina eburnea isolate SZY01 chromosome 6, ASM2296580v1, whole genome shotgun sequence genome contains a region encoding:
- the LOC140834184 gene encoding nuclear transport factor 2 isoform X2 yields the protein MTTHGAAPVTVTQIGSYFVQQYYQVFQQQRDYVHQFYTDESSMIRIDGDTVNPANDMMQIHQLIMSLDFTGIEIKTINSLQSWNEGVLVVVTGSLKSRDTTRWKKFVQTFFLAPQEKGYFVLNDMFHFGDEEVGPQPSAPAVQEQASDYKPTVPTNLPDPPDYALEEEAHDYVNSVHIEGDEPDHEYGYQEFYHQEPEPEHEPETNELEVENPEEENSDSHQSTVTAVPEAQLSAEEEPEPVLEPEKLTYASILRAKGKSSSSVSYPPAFSQSTPYVSDWNHVLPPLPQHSIPGVLNTVPDVTEETFSQDEGESKSVYVRNLPSTVTTLDILQEFKIFGKIKQDGVFLRNRKDTGVCYAFVEFEDVQSVQNAIKASPIQLAGRQVYIEERRPNSGPTRGGRGRGRGRGALGGRTFGRGGDQNGSDNSSRLRANGFRGI from the exons ATGACTACTCATGGCGCTGCACCAGTGACCGTTACTCAG ATTGGATCGTACTTCGTCCAGCAGTATTATCAGGTGTTTCAGCAGCAGCGGGATTATGTGCATCAGTTTTACACTGATGAAAGCTCTATGATTAGAATTGATGGGGATACCGTCAATCCTGCAAACGATATGATG CAAATTCATCAGCTAATAATGTCGCTAGATTTCACTGGAATTGAAATCAAGACAATAAATTCCCTTCAATCTTGGAATGAAGGTGTTCTCGTGGTTGTTACTGGTTCTTTGAAATCTAGAGATACTACCAGGTGGAAGAAATTTGTGCAGACTTTCTTTCTTGCCCCACAAGAGAAAGGTTATTTTGTTCTGAATGATATGTTTCACTTTGGTGATGAGGAAGTTGGTCCCCAGCCTTCAGCTCCAGCAGTGCAGGAACAGGCTTCCGATTATAAACCAACTGTTCCTACCAATCTTCCTGATCCACCTG ACTATGCCTTGGAGGAGGAGGCTCATGACTATGTTAACTCAGTTCATATTGAAGGAGATGAGCCTGACCATGAGTACGGTTATCAAGAATTTTATCATCAGGAACCTGAGCCAGAACACGAGCCTGAAACTAATGAACTAGAAGTGGAAAATCCAGAGGAAGAAAATAGTGACTCGCATCAAAGTACTGTGACTGCTGTGCCAGAGGCTCAGCTTTCTGCAGAGGAGGAACCTGAACCAGTATTAGAGCCTGAGAAGCTGACTTATGCTTCTATT TTGCGGGCGAAAGGAAAATCTTCATCATCAGTTAGCTATCCACCAGCATTCTCTCAGAGCACACCATATGTTTCAGACTGGAATCATGTGTTGCCGCCTTTACCCCAGCATTCAATTCCCGGTGTGCTGAATACTGTTCCAGATGTCACGGAAGAAACTTTTTCACAAGATGAAG GAGAATCAAAATCTGTTTATGTGAGGAACTTGCCATCTACAGTAACGACACTAGATATTCTacaagagtttaaaattttcggtAAAATCAAGCAGGATGGAGTTTTTTTGAGGAACCGCAAG GATACTGGTGTTTGCTATGCCTTTGTCGAGTTTGAAGATGTGCAAAGCGTTCAGAACGCAATCAAG GCTTCTCCGATTCAATTGGCCGGAAGGCAAGTGTATATTGAGGAGAGGAGACCGAATAGTGGCCCAACTCGTGGTGGAC GCGGAAGGGGCCGAGGCAGAGGGGCGCTTGGTGGAAGGACTTTTGGAAGGGGAGGCGACCAAAATGGCAGTGACAACAGCAGCCGCTTAAGAGCCAATGGTTTCCGTGGCATATGA
- the LOC140834184 gene encoding nuclear transport factor 2 isoform X1, translating into MTTHGAAPVTVTQIGSYFVQQYYQVFQQQRDYVHQFYTDESSMIRIDGDTVNPANDMMQIHQLIMSLDFTGIEIKTINSLQSWNEGVLVVVTGSLKSRDTTRWKKFVQTFFLAPQEKGYFVLNDMFHFGDEEVGPQPSAPAVQEQASDYKPTVPTNLPDPPVSDYALEEEAHDYVNSVHIEGDEPDHEYGYQEFYHQEPEPEHEPETNELEVENPEEENSDSHQSTVTAVPEAQLSAEEEPEPVLEPEKLTYASILRAKGKSSSSVSYPPAFSQSTPYVSDWNHVLPPLPQHSIPGVLNTVPDVTEETFSQDEGESKSVYVRNLPSTVTTLDILQEFKIFGKIKQDGVFLRNRKDTGVCYAFVEFEDVQSVQNAIKASPIQLAGRQVYIEERRPNSGPTRGGRGRGRGRGALGGRTFGRGGDQNGSDNSSRLRANGFRGI; encoded by the exons ATGACTACTCATGGCGCTGCACCAGTGACCGTTACTCAG ATTGGATCGTACTTCGTCCAGCAGTATTATCAGGTGTTTCAGCAGCAGCGGGATTATGTGCATCAGTTTTACACTGATGAAAGCTCTATGATTAGAATTGATGGGGATACCGTCAATCCTGCAAACGATATGATG CAAATTCATCAGCTAATAATGTCGCTAGATTTCACTGGAATTGAAATCAAGACAATAAATTCCCTTCAATCTTGGAATGAAGGTGTTCTCGTGGTTGTTACTGGTTCTTTGAAATCTAGAGATACTACCAGGTGGAAGAAATTTGTGCAGACTTTCTTTCTTGCCCCACAAGAGAAAGGTTATTTTGTTCTGAATGATATGTTTCACTTTGGTGATGAGGAAGTTGGTCCCCAGCCTTCAGCTCCAGCAGTGCAGGAACAGGCTTCCGATTATAAACCAACTGTTCCTACCAATCTTCCTGATCCACCTG TATCAGACTATGCCTTGGAGGAGGAGGCTCATGACTATGTTAACTCAGTTCATATTGAAGGAGATGAGCCTGACCATGAGTACGGTTATCAAGAATTTTATCATCAGGAACCTGAGCCAGAACACGAGCCTGAAACTAATGAACTAGAAGTGGAAAATCCAGAGGAAGAAAATAGTGACTCGCATCAAAGTACTGTGACTGCTGTGCCAGAGGCTCAGCTTTCTGCAGAGGAGGAACCTGAACCAGTATTAGAGCCTGAGAAGCTGACTTATGCTTCTATT TTGCGGGCGAAAGGAAAATCTTCATCATCAGTTAGCTATCCACCAGCATTCTCTCAGAGCACACCATATGTTTCAGACTGGAATCATGTGTTGCCGCCTTTACCCCAGCATTCAATTCCCGGTGTGCTGAATACTGTTCCAGATGTCACGGAAGAAACTTTTTCACAAGATGAAG GAGAATCAAAATCTGTTTATGTGAGGAACTTGCCATCTACAGTAACGACACTAGATATTCTacaagagtttaaaattttcggtAAAATCAAGCAGGATGGAGTTTTTTTGAGGAACCGCAAG GATACTGGTGTTTGCTATGCCTTTGTCGAGTTTGAAGATGTGCAAAGCGTTCAGAACGCAATCAAG GCTTCTCCGATTCAATTGGCCGGAAGGCAAGTGTATATTGAGGAGAGGAGACCGAATAGTGGCCCAACTCGTGGTGGAC GCGGAAGGGGCCGAGGCAGAGGGGCGCTTGGTGGAAGGACTTTTGGAAGGGGAGGCGACCAAAATGGCAGTGACAACAGCAGCCGCTTAAGAGCCAATGGTTTCCGTGGCATATGA
- the LOC140834189 gene encoding large ribosomal subunit protein uL14, protein MSKRGRGGSAGNKFRMSLGLPVAATVNCADNTGAKNLYIISVKGIKGRLNRLPSACVGDMVMATVKKGKPDLRKKVMPAVIVRQRKPWRRKDGVFMYFEDNAGVIVNPKGEMKGSAITGPIGKECADLWPRIASAANAIV, encoded by the exons ATGTCGAAGCGAG GACGCGGAGGATCGGCGGGGAACAAGTTCAGGATGTCACTGGGTCTACCGGTGGCGGCGACGGTGAACTGTGCCGACAACACCGGGGCGAAGAATCTCTACATTATATCGGTCAAGGGAATCAAGGGAAGGCTCAACAGGCTTCCCTCAGCTTGCGTCGGCGACATGGTTATGGCTACTGTGAAGAAGGGTAAACCGGATCTCAGGAAGAAGGTTATGCCAGCCGTTATCGTTCGCCAACGCAAGCCTTGGCGCCGAAAGGACGGTGTTTTCATGTACTTCGAAG ATAATGCTGGGGTCATTGTGAATCCCAAGGGTGAAATGAAAG GGTCGGCCATCACGGGCCCGATTGGAAAGGAGTGTGCTGATCTCTGGCCTAGGATTGCTAGCGCTGCCAATGCTATTGTTTAG
- the LOC140834185 gene encoding uncharacterized protein, which yields MGCFLGCFGDSKDRSSRRQRIHRADYQVQQKKVGSFQHQSVLLAGQSITETPPPNLVSELQNRPEGEEQQLSPSPRKRVTFNSNITTYERYSLCESTDSLPEGNPNVQKEKERNPRSSSQPLFEDENPVKSCVVSYPSNHRYYGARDSDDEAEDYSDSDLDDSEDDYEDDIDCTSDGREMMWPGSTLIQSLESRTENQSAGVIKKTRLLEEDGTLGSKSQARNRSDYINSVLNPVENVTQWKAAKSKGARLLKSQKENNQTLFALSVRCDQFKNSNQEIAVDASLSNWLVSSESTLPKKKISSSDIEYINMSKG from the exons ATGGGTTGTTTTCTAGGGTGTTTTGGAGATTCGAAAGATAGGTCGAGTCGGAGACAGAGGATTCATCGGGCGGATTATCAAGTGCAA CAAAAAAAAGTTGGAAGTTTTCAGCACCAAAGCGTGTTGCTTGCAGGTCAGAGCATCACAGAGACGCCACCTCCCAACTTGGTTTCCGAGTTACA AAATAGACCAGAGGGAGAGGAGCAGCAGTTGAGTCCGAGCCCAAGAAAAAGAGTTACCTTTAATTCAAACATCACTACGTATGAGCgctattcactttgtgaaagcACTGATTCCCTACCAGAGGGTAACCCAAATGTTCAGAAAGAAAAGGAGAGAAATCCTAGAAGTTCCAGTCAACCACTATTTGAAGATGAGAATCCAGTCAAATCCTGCGTCGTATCATATCCTTCGAATCACAGATACTATGGTGCCAGAGACAGTGATGATGAAGCGGAAGATTACAGTGATAGTGATTTGGATGATTCAGAAGACGACTATGAAGATGATATAGATTGTACATCAGATGGCcgagaaatgatgtggcctggATCAACTTTAATCCAATCTTTGGAATCTAGAACAGAGAATCAATCAGCTGGTGTTATCAAGAAGACTCGGTTACTTGAAGAAGATGGAACTCTTGGATCAAAATCTCAAGCAAGAAATAGAAGTGATTATATTAATTCTGTGTTGAACCCTGTGGAGAATGTAACACAATGGAAAGCTGCCAAATCTAAAGGAGCACGTTTGTTGAAGTCACAGAAAGAGAACAATCAAACATTATTTGCCCTCAGTGTAAGATGTGATCAATTCAAGAATTCGAATCAAGAAATCGCCGTGGATGCAAGTCTTTCGAATTGGTTGGTTTCCTCAGAATCCACACTCCCCAAAAAGAAGATTAGTTCCAGTGACATCGAGTACATTAACATGTCCAAAGGATAA